TGCTGACTTTTTCAGTGATCCCAACGAAAGTCTCTTGGCGGAACTGTTTTTAGATCTGGGTACTACCCATCCCCGACTACCGCGCCCCTGCCTGATTCGCCAACAGTTGCAGCAGGCCCAGGGGGAGTTACTGGCCCTGGATCCCACCCTCTCCACTGCGGCCCTGATCCTGGGTACTGATAGTCCCGAAATTCCAGAGCAACTGCTGCCTAAAATCGTTGCCCTGGCCTGCCAAATCCTCAGCCCCCAGACCACCCAGCAAACCCTGGTGGATGTGGGCTTCTTACCCTCAGAGGGCAGTCTAGAAACCCTCGCCATCCAACTGCTGTGGCAACTGATTCACCATTCCTATCCGGTCACCTGTCTGCTGAGTGGGGTGCCGGGACAAATCCTCCAACCCCAGTGGGGCTGGGAAAACGGCATGATTTACATGGTGCCCCTGCTCTGTCTCCGCAGCGATGGCTTGCACTTCAATTTGGATCTCACCACAGGGGCACCGGTGGCGATGGAGAGTTTGCTGATTGCCCCCGATATTTTGCTGCAAATGAATACCCCGGAGTGGACCCAAACCCGTGAAACCATGGGGCAATTTCAGCGGGATCTGACCCAACAGTTGCAACGGTTAATCCCCGAAACCCAACTGCTGCTGGAGGGGATGCCGGTGCGTTTCCAGGCGGGTAGTCAGCGCTGGCGATTGGGGCAATTGCAACTGAAGTTGGAATTTAGTTTTCAAGGACGATCGCCCTATCGGGTACTTTGACATGCTCCCCGACCTAAAGGTGCGGGGATTCTCCGACTAGGCGAATAGTCCAAGCTGTTCGCTGTACGGCTGGCTAGACAAAGCAGTCGGATTGCCAGAAATACTGGTCTTACGNNNNNNNNNNNNNNNNNNNNNNNNNNNNNNNNNNNNNNNNNNNNNNNNNNNNNNNNNNNNNNNNNNNNNNNNNNNNNNNNNNNNNNNNNNNNNNNNNNNNCAGCGCCGATTCGAGGTGTTCGTTTTCGCCTAATAAACCTGTGCCATTGCTTCCTCCTAAAATTTGACTAAAAACAGCTTGGATTGACATGCTCCCCGACCTAAAGGTAGCGGGGAGTTCTCCGGCTAGGCGAATAGTCCAATCTGTTCGCTGTACGGCTGGCTAGACAAAGCAGTCGGATTGCCAGAATACTGGTCTTACGCCCGTTCTTTGTTCCATTTTAGAGTCTTGGGTTAGCCCCAACCCAGACTTTTCGATATTTTTTGGCGGCATTACCATCTCTATCATGTTCGGTTCCGCAACTCACACAGAGGATGTAACGAACCGATAGAGCAACCTTGCCCCACCGAAAGCCACAATCAGAACAGATCTGACTGGTTGACTCCCACCGACTGATGATCCTGACCTCTCGATCATTAACCATGCTGGCCTTGGCCTCGCACATGGTTCGTGCGGTGCCCCAACCTTGCTGACTGATGGCCCGTGCCAACTTCCGATTACCAAGCATATTCTTCACCGCCAGATCCTCCAACACCACCACTTGATTTTCGTGGATGAGCTGGGTCGTGGTCTTGTGCAGAAAGTCTTTTCGGATATTGGCCGTTTTTAGCTTCAGCTTTGCAAGGCGCAGCCTAGTCTTTTCGCGACGCTTAGACCCTTTAACTTGGCGGGCTAGCTTGCGCTGAAACCGTCGCGTCTTGCGGTCTAACCGATTATATCCAGGGGATTCTACCCGATCACCTGTGCTGAGAAAGGCAAAGGTTTTGATGCCTAGATCCACCCCAATTGAGGGCCGTAGTGGCTCAATGTTGATGGATCCAATCTCCACGACAAAGCTGGCATGGTATTGTCCAGCCGTGTTACGGATAATGGTCACAGAGCTAGGTTCAGAGGGCAGTGGCCTTGACCACTTCACCTTGAAGCGGCCTAACTTGGCTAGTTCAAGCTTATTGCCCTTGAGGGAGAATCCCGTCCGAACAAACCGTGCCGACTGTTGGTTCAGCTTCTTTTTGAACCGAGGGAAGCCCACCTTTGACCCTTTTCGTTTGCCGCTACGGCTCTCAAAAAAGTTCTTGAAGGCAGCACCTAAATCCTGAACCGACTGCTGCAAGGGCACGACTGACACATCGGCCAACCATTCCCGTTCAGCCGTCTTTTTGGCCTGAGTGATCACCAGCTTTTGCAGTTCAGCATTGCTGGGCCATTTCTCGCCCTGCGGCACTGACCGCACAATCGCCAGGGCATCGTTGTACACAACTCGGCAACACCCAAAAAGCTGATTCAGCCCTTTGACCTGTTGCGGTGTCGGATAAATTCGGTACTGGTATCGTACTTTCATGCTAACCATGATAGCATAGATGGATAGACGATGGGTAGGTACAATGGCGAAAGAAAGGCTCAGTTTAAGGGTGTCCGGCGCTAGGGTNNNNNNNNNNNNNNNNNNNNNNNNNNNNNNNNNNNNNNNNNNNNNNNNNNNNNNNNNNNNNNNNNNNNNNNNNNNNNNNNNNNNNNNNNNNNNNNNNNNNCTTGTGGAAGACTGGATAGATCGGTTGCAGGAAGAAAAGCCGTCCTAGAAGGACGGGGCTTTAGACCCAGATTTTCGGTAAAAGCAGGGCCAGGGGATAATGCTGGAGAGGAGGACAGACCTAGGGCTGTTCTAGGGCTGTTCTAGGGCTGCGATCGCGGTGCCTTTCCCTCATACCCCGTTCTTGGTCTGACGACTGATTCCTGTGCCGATTCCCACTATGCCAAATCCGACACCAACGGCCCCCTGGGGCACGCCTCTCCAAAGCCATAGTCAACGTCTCCTGATCCTGGGATCCGGTGAACTGGGTAAAGAAGTCGCCATTGAAGCCCTGCGCCTGGGGCTGGAGGTGATCGCCGTGGACTCCTATGCCCAGGCTCCCGCGATGCAGGTGGCCCACCGGAGCCATGTGGTGGATATGCTGGACGGGGACAAACTGCGGTTTTTGGTGGAACGGGAGCGGCCCACCTGGATTGTGCCGGAGGTGGAGGCGATCGCCACCGAGACCCTGATCGCCCTCGAAACCGAAGGCTGGCAGGTCACTCCCACCGCCAGGGCCACCCATTTAACCATGGATCGGGAAGGCATTCGACGGCTAGCGGCGGAGGAACTGGGACTGCAAACCTCCCCCTATCGTTTCGCCAGTGACCGCGCCACCTACCGGGATGCCGTGGCGGCGGTGGGGTTGCCCTGTGTGGTTAAGCCGGTGATGAGTTCGTCGGGCAAAGGTCAAAGTGTGGTGCGATCGGCGGCGGACATTGATGCAGCCTGGGACTATGCCCAAACGGCGGGCCGAACCCAAAAGGCGCGGGTGATTGTGGAAGGTTTTGTTAATTTCGAGACGGAAATCACCCTACTGACGGTGCGATCGGCCTCTGGCACCCATTTCTGTGCCCCCATTGGCCATGTGCAGCAGGAAGGCGACTACCGGGAATCCTGGCAACCCTGCCCCCTGAACCCCGACACCTTGGCCCAGTGCCAAGCCATGGCGGAAAAAATTACCACGGCTCTGGGGGGCTGGGGACTGTTTGGGGTGGAGTTGTTTATTGCGGAATCTGGCTCTGGCTCTGGCTCTGGCTCTGAACCGGAGAGCCAACCCCAGACCGTTTACTTTAGTGAAGTCAGTCCCCGGCCCCACGATACGGGCATGGTGACCATGATTAGCCAAAATATGTCTGAGTTTGAGTTGCATGTGCGGGCCATTACGGGGTTGCCCATTGGGGAGATCCAGGTGCTGCAACCAGGGGCTTCGGCGGTGATTTTGGCTGGGCATCGGGGCCAAGATCCCCAGTTCCTGGGGGTGGCGGAAGCCCTGACCGTTCCCACCACTAAGTTACGTCTGTTTGGCAAGCCCATGACCCGCCGCGATCGCCGCATGGGAGTGGCCTTGGCCCTGGGGGCAACGGTGGAGGAGGCACGACAACGGGCTAAGGCTTGCGCCGATCGGGTGCAGGTGGTCAGTCAGGAGTCTTAAGACACCGAGATTGAAGTGATACACCGAGATTGAGCCGGTTTAACGCAAATCCTACCCTTGCCCTAGGGTAACAGTACATTGCAGTTACCCTTCCCTAAGCACAGGGTAGGTTAATTTAGAAAGGCAAAACAAACGCTCGATCGATCGTCGTTATTTCTTTGCCCCACCTTGCCCTCACTGCCATGGCCCAGTCCAAACTGTCTTCTGCATCCTGCATCCTCCCCCTTGGGTTAGTGCTGGGTAGTTGCCAATCTCCCCCCGATAGTGATCTGTTGGCAGCCAATGCGGCCCTGGCTCCCCTCAGCCAAAACCGCATCCTCAGTCAGTCTTGCTTTGCGGTGGCCTATCCCAACGGAGTGGCGGCGGATTTTGTCAGATATTTGTTTTCGGACCTGGGAAGCGCTGAGTGGCCGGTGGCCTTTGGTGAAGGGGACGTAGAGCAAATGGAAGCCATGGGTCAAGTGCCCTTACCCCCCAACGTGGTCATTTCTGCCCATGAGCGCCAATATCCCGATCGCAAAGAACTGGTCATTACAGCGGTGGCTGGATTAATCCAAGTGCGGGGGTACTTACCCCAGGAAACGGAACCCAATTTTGTCGATGAGTGGGAGTTGGGCACTGCCTCCACCAGTCCTGAGGTGGTTCCCCTGTGCGAGTCCAATATTGACATGGGCTTAGGCATTGACCTAGAACCTCAGCCCCCAATGCCCTAAACCCCTATTATCCTCCTAACCCCAACTACAAAGCAGCTATCCTAGGCCTAGGATTGTCGAGTTGTACTCGACCTAAACCCAACTACAAAGCAGCTATCCTAGGCCTAGGATTGTCGAGTTGTAATCGACCTAAACCCGACTACAAATCAGCTATCCTAGGGCTGGGATTGTCGAGTTGTACTCGACCTCATCCGGTGTCACCTTGTGATTTACCAACACCAGGGTTGTTGCTTGCATTATCGTCTGCATTATCATCTGCATTATCATCTGCATTATTGCCCGCCATGTCTCTACCTACCCTTAGCGTTGCTTATCTCCAAGATCATACGGAATCTGCAGCTTACACCTTAGGCCAAACCCTTTATGAACAGGGTTGTGTTCGTCATGTTGCCCGCCGTCATTGGACTGAATCGAGGGATTCTAATACGTCGAAGTCCGCAAAACAACGACCCTCAACCCATCGGAACTCCACGAGTCTTGCGGTTACGGCGATCGTCCTCGACCCAGGGGCTAGCAACCCTGAGGCTATGAGTCATTTGACTACGATTTATCTCAGTCGATCGGGGATGATCGGCCTCAGTTGCAATTGTTCCCGAAAAAGCCGGGGCTGGTGTGCCCATCAAGTAGCCTTGGGCTTGTTTTACCACCACCACCCCCAGCACATCCTACCGATTAAAGATTTACCTCAATTACTACAACCCTTAAAACAGCATCAATTGGTTAATCTCGTGCGGTTTTTGGTGGCCCAAATGCCGAAACTGATGGAACTGGTTGAAACCTGGCTCTACCTCCACGATCCCGACCTCATTGATCCGGATCCCGATCGATCCCCTCCTACCCCCGTTCGCCTGGAATCCGATTCCCAGCAGGCTTTGGCTCCAAACCTGGATCATCAGGCAGATCAGCCAGTTTCCCAGGAGAATCCTAACGTTCTGCCCCCCTTGGAACCGGATGCTCACCTGTGGAGCGATCTCTGCCAGAATTCAGCAGCAGCTTCAATACCCGCCTCGATCGGATCCGACACCCCAGCCTCCCCCCTCGACCTCCGCCAGCAACGCCAGTTGGTGTTAACGATGATCCGGCGCACCCTAGCGAGTAGGTTTACTGATTATGAGGCTGATTATGAGATTGATTATGAGGCTGATTATGAGCTTGATAATATCGACGAATTCGATCGCAGCGCTAGGGAAGAGCGACAAGACTTCGTTGATCTATTGGAAACGACTATTTTCCCCCCAATTCGTGCCCGTCTTGAGAGTGGAGAGCCTCGGGTAGCCTTGGGTTTGTTGGAGGTGTCTACGGACATTTGCGCCACTCTCTGGCAGCAGATCCTTGTCGCTGCTGGAGAAGCAGCAGTGACCAGTTTGGATTGCCTCTGGGCAGAAGTTCTCTTGAGTGTCAGGTTCCAGCCGAGGGAAGAGATGGAGTGGCAACTTAAGTTAGATGACTGGCAAATTGACTTTAATGACATCATTTTGGAGCGTAGTGGTGAAGTCTTGCGCCAGGGTTGGGATGATCCCGCCTTGGTGCGCATCCTAGCAGGCCAACCGGCAGATCTATGGCCCGATGGTCGCCCTGATTATGGCCATGATGTGATTGCGGCCCGGTTACGGGTTTTAGAGCGCCAAGGGCAGTGGGACGCGCATTTAGCCCTTGCGACAGCGGAACAGTGCTGGCTGGAGGGGCTGATTGGGCTGGTGAAACAGAATCGCATTCAACAGGTATTGGCAAAATCGGTTCAGTTACGATCGCCCAAGGATCTGTTAACCCTGGCTCAGACTTTGGACCAAGTGGGCCATGGGGAAGTGGGTATCCAAGTGGCCCGGATTGCCTTGACCCTGGTCTATGGCGAGGTTTCCCAGACTGATCCCCTGGTTCTGGTGGGTCTAGCGTCTGTTCCCCAGGCTGATGAGGGCGATCGGGGTTTAGTTAATCCCGGCGCAGTTAATCCCGGTGTAGTTAATCCCGGTGTAGTTAATCCCGGTGTAGTTAATCCCGGCGCAGTTAATCCCGGCGCGATCGCCACTAACCTTACCACTAACCTTGCCACTAACCTTGATCCTAACAACCCGACCCAGACCCGCGCCCCCATGGCGATCAATACCACGGTTTCCCTGGTGCCGATGCTGCTGAACTCCACGGCAACGGTGGGGACGACCACAGTCCATCACTTAGCCCTGTGGCTGGGGAAAGCCGCCCTGGCGTGGGACTATCCAACGGTGGCCCTGGAAGCCCATGTGGCCGCGTTGGGTCTCCAGCCCACCTTAGCCCTGTATGAAGCAGCGGAGGCTCTGGCGGGGGAGCAGTGGCCCGATCTTCAGCCCCAGTTAATGCCCCTAATCGACACGGCTTGGCCGGAAGCTGCCCCCGGTAAAGTCGCCATTTTCGTCAAGGCAGAAGAGTGGGATCGGGTGATAGCCGTCATCGATCGGGGGTTCACGTCTGCCTTGAATCTGGAACCGATCGTTGATGCCCTGGTGCCCCATCGCCCCCGCTGGGTCATCGATCGGGGTAAACAGTGGGCTTTGGATATTATTAATCGATCGCGATCCGCAGAGTATGGAACAGCAGTACGCTGGCTGGAGCGGGTTTATAAGGCCCATCAGGTGGATCAGTCCCTGGAGCAGTGGACAACCTTTCAGCAAAATCTGCACCAGCAACATGGACGGAAGCAGAAGTTGATGCAGTTACTGAAGACATCCGCAAGCCCTTTATCCAGTTCGTAACCAAACCCCCTAGTCCCCGCTACCATGCTTTATCTAGTCAACCATCTCCCAGAAGTGGGTCAACTCCTCCTTCAGCACCTGACCATGACGGGCCTGACCCTGGCGATCGCCATCACCATCGCCCTGCCCCTAACCCTGGTCATTTACCAAATCCCCTGGCTTCGTATCCCTATTCTTGGCATTTTAGGGATCATCTACACCATTCCCAGCCTTGCCCTGATTATTTTGCTGGTTCCCCTATTGGGACTCAACGCCACCACCGTTATCGCCGCCATGGTGCTGTATATCCAAGGCATTCTCGTGCGCAATATCCTCACTGGCCTAGAGT
This region of Prochlorothrix hollandica PCC 9006 = CALU 1027 genomic DNA includes:
- a CDS encoding SWIM zinc finger family protein gives rise to the protein MSLPTLSVAYLQDHTESAAYTLGQTLYEQGCVRHVARRHWTESRDSNTSKSAKQRPSTHRNSTSLAVTAIVLDPGASNPEAMSHLTTIYLSRSGMIGLSCNCSRKSRGWCAHQVALGLFYHHHPQHILPIKDLPQLLQPLKQHQLVNLVRFLVAQMPKLMELVETWLYLHDPDLIDPDPDRSPPTPVRLESDSQQALAPNLDHQADQPVSQENPNVLPPLEPDAHLWSDLCQNSAAASIPASIGSDTPASPLDLRQQRQLVLTMIRRTLASRFTDYEADYEIDYEADYELDNIDEFDRSAREERQDFVDLLETTIFPPIRARLESGEPRVALGLLEVSTDICATLWQQILVAAGEAAVTSLDCLWAEVLLSVRFQPREEMEWQLKLDDWQIDFNDIILERSGEVLRQGWDDPALVRILAGQPADLWPDGRPDYGHDVIAARLRVLERQGQWDAHLALATAEQCWLEGLIGLVKQNRIQQVLAKSVQLRSPKDLLTLAQTLDQVGHGEVGIQVARIALTLVYGEVSQTDPLVLVGLASVPQADEGDRGLVNPGAVNPGVVNPGVVNPGVVNPGAVNPGAIATNLTTNLATNLDPNNPTQTRAPMAINTTVSLVPMLLNSTATVGTTTVHHLALWLGKAALAWDYPTVALEAHVAALGLQPTLALYEAAEALAGEQWPDLQPQLMPLIDTAWPEAAPGKVAIFVKAEEWDRVIAVIDRGFTSALNLEPIVDALVPHRPRWVIDRGKQWALDIINRSRSAEYGTAVRWLERVYKAHQVDQSLEQWTTFQQNLHQQHGRKQKLMQLLKTSASPLSSS
- the purT gene encoding formate-dependent phosphoribosylglycinamide formyltransferase — its product is MPNPTPTAPWGTPLQSHSQRLLILGSGELGKEVAIEALRLGLEVIAVDSYAQAPAMQVAHRSHVVDMLDGDKLRFLVERERPTWIVPEVEAIATETLIALETEGWQVTPTARATHLTMDREGIRRLAAEELGLQTSPYRFASDRATYRDAVAAVGLPCVVKPVMSSSGKGQSVVRSAADIDAAWDYAQTAGRTQKARVIVEGFVNFETEITLLTVRSASGTHFCAPIGHVQQEGDYRESWQPCPLNPDTLAQCQAMAEKITTALGGWGLFGVELFIAESGSGSGSGSEPESQPQTVYFSEVSPRPHDTGMVTMISQNMSEFELHVRAITGLPIGEIQVLQPGASAVILAGHRGQDPQFLGVAEALTVPTTKLRLFGKPMTRRDRRMGVALALGATVEEARQRAKACADRVQVVSQES
- a CDS encoding RNA-guided endonuclease InsQ/TnpB family protein, which codes for MKVRYQYRIYPTPQQVKGLNQLFGCCRVVYNDALAIVRSVPQGEKWPSNAELQKLVITQAKKTAEREWLADVSVVPLQQSVQDLGAAFKNFFESRSGKRKGSKVGFPRFKKKLNQQSARFVRTGFSLKGNKLELAKLGRFKVKWSRPLPSEPSSVTIIRNTAGQYHASFVVEIGSINIEPLRPSIGVDLGIKTFAFLSTGDRVESPGYNRLDRKTRRFQRKLARQVKGSKRREKTRLRLAKLKLKTANIRKDFLHKTTTQLIHENQVVVLEDLAVKNMLGNRKLARAISQQGWGTARTMCEAKASMVNDREVRIISRWESTSQICSDCGFRWGKVALSVRYILCVSCGTEHDRDGNAAKKYRKVWVGANPRL